In Crateriforma spongiae, the following proteins share a genomic window:
- a CDS encoding family 16 glycoside hydrolase, which yields MLARLILAVAATFGFSIFSFAAAASPLKVLIIDGFNPYHDWQKTTPELTAILEGSGRFEVTVMTAPQDEKAMRQFRPDFDKFDVFVSNYNGLAWTEQTQQAFEKYIASGGGFVSVHAADNAFPQWPEYNRMIGLGGWGGRNEKSGPYVRWNDQQQRFVRDLSPGKGGAHGKRVPFLVICRDMDHPITRGLPSSFLQTDDELYSKLRGPAENMHILATAQQDPSTGGTGLHEPVLMTIHYGNGRVFHTTLGHDLTAMSGAAFQVTLLRGTEWAATGQVSDDIVDAKVLSADEAVVLVKTDAADSTEEAPAIDGEGWVTIFNGKDTTGWTQKNGTATYRIEDGVVVGKTAEGSPNSFLCTEKSYGDFELTFEVMVDPGLNSGVQIRSGTKEDTGRVYGPQVEIETAPGESGYVYGEATGRGWLSPNQDTKDAYKNDQWNRYVIRAKGDRIQTWINGTMVEDLRDAESRREGFIGLQVHGIKKGTGPYEVRWRDIRVREL from the coding sequence ATGCTCGCACGATTAATCTTGGCGGTCGCCGCCACGTTTGGATTCAGTATTTTTAGTTTCGCGGCAGCTGCATCGCCGTTGAAAGTGTTGATCATCGACGGGTTCAACCCGTATCACGATTGGCAAAAGACGACTCCCGAACTGACGGCGATCTTGGAAGGCAGCGGTCGTTTCGAAGTCACCGTCATGACCGCGCCACAAGACGAAAAGGCGATGCGTCAGTTTCGACCCGACTTCGACAAGTTTGACGTCTTTGTTTCCAACTACAACGGATTGGCGTGGACGGAACAGACCCAACAAGCTTTTGAAAAGTACATCGCCAGCGGTGGTGGATTCGTCAGCGTTCATGCCGCCGATAATGCTTTCCCGCAATGGCCCGAGTACAACCGGATGATCGGACTGGGCGGCTGGGGCGGACGCAACGAAAAATCGGGACCCTACGTGCGGTGGAACGATCAACAGCAACGCTTCGTTCGTGATCTGTCACCCGGGAAAGGTGGTGCGCATGGCAAGCGAGTGCCGTTCTTGGTGATTTGCCGTGACATGGACCACCCGATCACACGTGGCTTGCCGTCATCGTTTTTGCAAACCGATGATGAACTTTATTCGAAGCTGCGTGGTCCGGCGGAAAACATGCATATTTTGGCCACCGCGCAACAGGACCCATCGACGGGCGGCACAGGATTGCATGAGCCGGTTCTGATGACGATTCACTACGGCAACGGACGCGTGTTCCATACGACGTTGGGACACGATTTGACCGCGATGTCGGGTGCAGCGTTTCAAGTCACGTTGCTGCGTGGTACCGAATGGGCGGCAACCGGTCAGGTGTCCGACGATATCGTCGACGCGAAGGTGTTGAGCGCTGATGAAGCCGTGGTGCTGGTCAAAACCGATGCGGCGGACAGCACAGAAGAGGCACCGGCGATCGATGGCGAAGGTTGGGTCACGATCTTCAACGGCAAAGACACGACCGGCTGGACTCAAAAGAATGGCACCGCCACGTATCGTATCGAGGATGGTGTGGTCGTCGGAAAGACCGCCGAAGGAAGCCCGAACAGCTTCCTGTGTACCGAGAAGTCCTATGGTGATTTCGAATTGACTTTCGAAGTCATGGTCGACCCGGGATTGAACAGCGGTGTGCAGATTCGTTCCGGAACCAAAGAAGATACCGGCCGCGTGTATGGTCCCCAGGTGGAAATTGAAACGGCTCCCGGCGAATCGGGATACGTCTATGGGGAAGCGACCGGGCGTGGGTGGCTGAGCCCGAACCAGGACACCAAAGACGCCTACAAGAACGATCAGTGGAACCGATACGTGATCCGCGCCAAAGGCGATCGGATTCAAACGTGGATCAACGGCACGATGGTCGAAGATCTGCGCGATGCGGAATCGCGACGCGAAGGCTTCATCGGATTGCAGGTCCACGGCATCAAGAAGGGTACCGGCCCGTACGAAGTCCGCTGGCGCGACATTCGCGTACGTGAACTTTAA
- a CDS encoding AAA family ATPase — translation MSEVDSARLIGLLRRVIRDCQKLYVDSAKWLAKRHPTLIDGRATDFIRLMEDLHRGLLIKVYVEIVRADDRWTGPEKRVAAAMIEHLWDEKLAGAALREAAMGLFEQADRLTWASLVAPFVRHEPLAGARAQVETVTLRLANLIAKCDGQTMPEEADALHRLQYQIDSALYPVGGAQASGVDLVDDGGPSRQAKAGQPPADKHGTAVEPAGPLTDQQRQQQLSSARKELDSLIGLSAVKSRVNSYTNFLRLQQQRRDKGMSTMPISLHMAFLGNPGTGKTTVARIIGQILGAMGTLSRGHIVETDRSGLVAQYAGQTAVKTNELVDSAMGGVLFIDEAYSLIDASGDDAYGREAVGTLLKRMEDNRDDLAVILAGYSGEMAKMIESNPGLKSRINTTIDFEDYRPQELGQIFELMCRKNQYQLDAAARHRLLVGFDHLYRTRDRHFGNGRLVRNTFEDTVRRLADRVAETTQLSEDLLSRLKETDISISGTRRSVIDQRMAMPHRLRIDCEGCAKRVSVQPDSLGRQVRCPKCRHVQAVFWADVHYADSDSKCS, via the coding sequence GTGAGCGAGGTCGATTCGGCACGACTGATCGGATTGTTGCGACGGGTGATTCGCGACTGCCAGAAACTGTACGTCGATTCGGCGAAGTGGCTGGCGAAGCGACACCCGACGTTAATTGATGGACGCGCGACAGACTTCATCCGGCTGATGGAAGATCTGCATCGCGGGCTGTTGATCAAGGTCTACGTCGAAATCGTCCGCGCCGACGATCGATGGACGGGGCCGGAAAAACGTGTCGCGGCCGCGATGATCGAACATCTGTGGGACGAGAAACTGGCCGGTGCCGCGCTCCGCGAAGCCGCGATGGGGTTGTTCGAACAAGCCGATCGTTTGACTTGGGCCAGCTTGGTGGCTCCGTTTGTGCGGCACGAACCATTGGCGGGGGCACGAGCACAGGTCGAAACCGTGACCTTGCGTTTAGCAAACTTGATCGCCAAGTGTGACGGGCAAACCATGCCCGAAGAAGCTGATGCCCTGCACCGATTGCAGTATCAGATCGATTCGGCGCTGTACCCGGTCGGTGGTGCACAGGCATCCGGTGTCGATCTGGTCGACGACGGTGGACCGTCCCGGCAGGCCAAAGCGGGCCAACCGCCGGCGGACAAACATGGCACCGCCGTCGAACCGGCCGGGCCGCTGACCGATCAGCAGCGTCAGCAGCAATTGAGTTCGGCACGAAAAGAACTGGATTCGTTGATCGGCCTGTCCGCGGTCAAGTCGCGGGTCAACAGTTACACGAATTTCTTGCGACTGCAGCAACAACGTCGTGACAAAGGCATGTCGACGATGCCGATCAGTCTGCACATGGCTTTCCTGGGGAATCCCGGGACCGGAAAGACGACGGTGGCTCGCATCATCGGCCAGATCTTGGGCGCGATGGGAACGCTTTCGCGGGGACATATTGTCGAAACCGACCGCAGCGGCCTGGTTGCCCAGTACGCGGGTCAAACGGCGGTGAAGACCAACGAATTGGTCGATTCCGCCATGGGCGGCGTGCTGTTCATCGACGAAGCGTACAGCTTGATCGATGCGTCGGGGGATGATGCCTATGGCCGCGAAGCGGTGGGCACCTTGCTGAAACGGATGGAAGACAATCGCGATGACTTGGCGGTGATCCTGGCCGGATATAGCGGCGAAATGGCCAAGATGATTGAGTCCAATCCGGGTTTGAAGTCACGCATCAATACCACGATCGACTTTGAAGATTATCGTCCACAAGAATTGGGTCAGATCTTTGAATTGATGTGTCGCAAGAACCAATATCAGTTGGATGCAGCGGCACGCCATCGATTGCTGGTGGGATTCGATCATCTTTATCGCACCCGTGATCGGCACTTTGGCAACGGACGTTTGGTCCGAAACACTTTCGAAGACACGGTTCGTCGGTTGGCCGATCGAGTCGCCGAAACGACGCAGTTGTCCGAGGACTTGTTAAGCCGGCTGAAAGAAACCGACATCAGCATCAGTGGGACACGGCGATCGGTCATTGATCAACGAATGGCGATGCCTCATCGACTGCGGATCGATTGCGAAGGTTGTGCAAAACGTGTTTCGGTTCAACCGGATTCTCTGGGACGTCAGGTCCGCTGTCCGAAATGTCGTCACGTCCAAGCGGTCTTTTGGGCCGACGTGCACTATGCCGATTCCGATTCAAAGTGCTCGTAG
- a CDS encoding outer membrane protein assembly factor BamB family protein, which translates to MSESSQLENTPIDSACTRRVALKSGLVAAIAGGCAGVESTSLAQATADGSLAMPADQWWCWRGPRGDNTTAPDAQAPQQPDPSKVRWAVDVPGRGHSSPVVTDDAIYLTTGDKQQQIQAVLGFDRATGKPLFQTVVHRGGIPAKNHPKNTEASPTVAFDGRSLFASFYNSDAIQLTSLTTDGKIRWTKKIAPFDPQRYQFGYGASPLLYGNTVIVASEMDLGAWLVALDRQSGKEVWRTPRPKMITFSSPIVANVAGRDQLLISGANLVCSYDPSNGRMLWQTPATTAATCGTMVWNSTHVFASGGYPDSQTVCVAADGSGKVQWSNNQKCYEQSMLVVGNHLYGVTDAGVGHCWDVSDGRVIWRQRLGGKWSSSPVLVGDLIYAFNESGDGWVFESGRDRFVQRSQVRVADEVFSTPTVVGDTMYLRVANGSGQSRREKLLAMI; encoded by the coding sequence ATGTCCGAATCCAGCCAACTTGAAAACACACCAATCGATTCAGCGTGCACACGGCGGGTGGCACTGAAATCCGGATTGGTGGCCGCCATTGCCGGCGGGTGTGCCGGTGTGGAATCAACCAGTCTGGCGCAGGCAACGGCAGACGGTTCGCTGGCGATGCCCGCCGACCAGTGGTGGTGTTGGCGGGGACCACGCGGCGACAACACGACCGCACCCGATGCCCAGGCACCCCAGCAACCGGACCCGTCGAAAGTCCGCTGGGCTGTGGATGTTCCCGGACGTGGTCACAGTTCACCCGTGGTGACCGATGACGCGATCTATCTGACGACCGGCGACAAGCAACAGCAAATCCAAGCTGTGCTCGGGTTTGACCGCGCCACCGGAAAACCGTTGTTCCAAACGGTGGTGCATCGGGGCGGAATTCCTGCAAAGAACCATCCCAAGAATACGGAAGCCAGTCCCACGGTGGCTTTTGATGGCCGTTCTTTGTTCGCGTCGTTTTATAACAGCGATGCGATTCAACTGACGTCGCTGACGACCGACGGCAAGATCCGCTGGACGAAGAAGATCGCACCGTTCGATCCACAGCGTTACCAATTCGGTTACGGCGCATCGCCACTGCTGTACGGCAACACCGTGATCGTTGCATCGGAGATGGATTTGGGGGCTTGGCTGGTCGCGCTGGATCGTCAAAGTGGCAAAGAAGTGTGGCGAACGCCGCGACCCAAAATGATCACGTTTTCATCGCCAATCGTCGCCAACGTGGCGGGACGTGATCAACTATTGATTAGCGGTGCGAATCTGGTTTGCAGCTACGATCCGAGCAACGGACGCATGCTGTGGCAAACGCCGGCGACCACCGCGGCCACCTGCGGCACCATGGTATGGAATTCGACGCATGTCTTTGCCAGCGGCGGCTATCCCGACAGCCAAACCGTGTGTGTCGCGGCCGACGGATCGGGCAAGGTCCAGTGGTCCAATAACCAAAAATGTTACGAACAATCGATGTTGGTGGTGGGTAATCACCTGTATGGCGTGACGGATGCGGGCGTCGGCCATTGCTGGGATGTGTCCGACGGACGTGTCATTTGGCGTCAACGGTTGGGCGGCAAATGGAGTAGTTCACCGGTGTTGGTCGGTGACTTGATTTATGCGTTCAACGAATCGGGAGACGGCTGGGTTTTCGAATCCGGTCGAGATCGATTCGTCCAGCGATCCCAAGTTCGTGTGGCCGACGAAGTGTTCAGCACGCCAACGGTGGTGGGCGATACGATGTACTTGAGAGTGGCCAACGGATCGGGGCAGTCGCGACGCGAAAAACTGTTGGCCATGATTTGA
- the hemB gene encoding porphobilinogen synthase — MNMTSRGPFPATRMRRVRQSDWSRRLVAEHRLGSGDLIWPWFVFDGPGVQPVPSMPGVERLGIDQIAGAARRARELSIPAVAVFPATDPKLKTDDAAEAINPDNLVCRTVAAIKAEVGDAVGVICDVALDPYSSHGQDGLVRDGKIVNDETVDVLCQQAIVQARAGCDVIAPSDMMDGRIGAIREALDQSGFSQVQIMSYAAKYASAFYGPFRDAVGSSGNLGSGDKKTYQQAPSQSDEAIHEVALDLGEGADSVMVKPGMPYLDIVRRVKETFAVPTFAYQVSGEYAMIAAAAQNGWLDRNAVMLESLLAFKRAGADGVLTYFAAEAAELLES, encoded by the coding sequence ATGAACATGACCTCCCGTGGTCCGTTTCCCGCCACCCGCATGCGGCGGGTCCGACAATCCGATTGGTCGCGACGCTTAGTCGCCGAACACCGACTGGGTTCGGGCGATCTGATCTGGCCCTGGTTCGTTTTCGACGGCCCGGGCGTCCAGCCCGTCCCCAGCATGCCGGGTGTCGAACGCCTGGGCATTGATCAGATCGCCGGTGCCGCCCGACGCGCTCGTGAACTATCGATTCCCGCGGTCGCCGTCTTCCCAGCGACCGACCCGAAATTGAAGACCGACGACGCGGCCGAAGCAATCAACCCCGACAATTTGGTTTGCCGAACAGTTGCCGCGATCAAAGCCGAGGTCGGTGACGCGGTCGGTGTGATCTGCGACGTCGCGTTGGATCCGTACAGCAGCCACGGACAGGATGGTTTGGTCCGTGACGGTAAGATCGTCAACGACGAAACCGTTGACGTCCTGTGCCAGCAAGCCATCGTCCAGGCCCGTGCCGGATGCGACGTGATCGCACCGAGCGACATGATGGACGGTCGAATCGGCGCGATCCGCGAAGCGTTGGACCAATCGGGTTTCAGCCAAGTGCAGATCATGTCCTATGCCGCAAAATACGCCAGCGCGTTTTACGGTCCGTTTCGCGATGCGGTTGGTTCGTCCGGCAACCTGGGCAGTGGCGACAAGAAAACGTACCAGCAAGCTCCCAGCCAATCCGACGAAGCCATTCATGAAGTCGCCTTGGACTTGGGCGAAGGTGCCGACAGCGTGATGGTCAAACCCGGCATGCCTTACTTGGACATCGTCCGTCGCGTCAAAGAAACGTTCGCTGTGCCCACGTTCGCTTATCAAGTCAGCGGTGAATACGCGATGATCGCCGCTGCGGCACAAAACGGATGGCTAGACCGAAACGCCGTGATGTTGGAAAGCCTGTTGGCATTCAAACGCGCCGGAGCCGACGGTGTCTTGACCTATTTTGCCGCCGAAGCCGCCGAGTTATTGGAAAGCTGA
- a CDS encoding class I SAM-dependent methyltransferase: MPVPDVPSELTRRADQRLKWKWQPTPIAGHTWDLAVATDPDAMLIEACERQDAGEEGVIDPFWATTWRAASGLDRFLDRYRLEGQRVLELGCGTGHAGISAALRGANVTLTDGVEDPLHLVRMSSHAIRDRCEIQRLRFGVDRIDGVTFPLILGSDVTYLRELWPQLDQCVRDHLSPGGEVLLSDPHRIIANEFRDWIQNHDWVYEEHSVVLEDDPDHPIRIMRLQRPQ; encoded by the coding sequence ATGCCCGTTCCCGATGTTCCGTCCGAGTTGACCCGGCGCGCCGATCAGCGATTGAAGTGGAAATGGCAACCGACCCCGATCGCCGGGCACACCTGGGACTTGGCGGTCGCGACGGATCCCGACGCGATGCTGATCGAGGCCTGTGAGCGACAAGATGCCGGCGAAGAAGGCGTCATCGATCCGTTCTGGGCGACCACTTGGCGAGCCGCATCAGGTTTGGACCGTTTTTTGGACCGATACCGATTGGAAGGCCAGCGGGTCCTGGAACTCGGCTGTGGCACCGGACATGCCGGCATCTCCGCCGCCCTTCGTGGTGCCAACGTGACGCTAACCGATGGTGTGGAAGATCCACTGCATTTGGTCCGAATGAGCAGCCATGCGATCCGCGATCGGTGCGAAATCCAGCGTCTGCGATTCGGCGTCGATCGGATCGACGGCGTGACCTTTCCGCTGATCTTGGGAAGCGACGTGACCTACCTGCGGGAACTGTGGCCACAACTGGATCAGTGCGTCCGCGATCACCTGTCCCCCGGCGGCGAGGTGTTGTTAAGTGATCCGCATCGAATCATCGCCAACGAATTTCGTGATTGGATTCAGAACCACGACTGGGTCTATGAAGAACACAGCGTTGTGTTGGAAGACGACCCGGATCACCCGATCCGCATCATGCGTTTGCAACGTCCTCAGTAA
- a CDS encoding DUF4349 domain-containing protein, translating into MNRTLWIGIATALLVAGCGMPEAGYSGKMASVDTAEAAAYESESADALMSALAEADGSGNAADRANGATKRRIIYQTRLSMVVEDYQVFEAKLPQLVRDHDGFVSNAETNRRYRDEQSGTWVIRVPVDRYDGFLAGVMGLGFAESRKEDAQDVTEEYVDVESRIKNSQRLEQRMVDLLEERSGKLSDVLEIERELARVREEIERMQGRLRVLADRTTLATVTIQCREERKYTPPAAPTFTSRIGQSWSHSLASLRLTAENAVVLAVGAVPWLVVGGFVLLPTVWWWRRRRRRRRQG; encoded by the coding sequence ATGAATCGAACGTTATGGATCGGAATAGCCACCGCGCTTTTGGTGGCCGGATGTGGCATGCCGGAAGCCGGTTACAGCGGCAAAATGGCCAGCGTTGATACGGCGGAGGCTGCGGCATACGAATCCGAATCGGCCGATGCGTTGATGTCGGCATTGGCCGAGGCGGATGGATCCGGCAACGCGGCAGATCGTGCCAACGGAGCCACCAAACGCCGGATCATCTATCAAACGCGGTTATCGATGGTTGTCGAGGACTACCAAGTCTTTGAAGCCAAGTTGCCCCAGTTGGTCCGCGATCACGATGGGTTTGTGTCCAACGCCGAAACCAACCGTCGATATCGCGACGAACAATCGGGCACCTGGGTCATCCGCGTGCCAGTGGATCGCTATGACGGTTTCCTTGCGGGGGTGATGGGTCTGGGCTTTGCCGAATCACGCAAAGAAGACGCTCAAGACGTTACCGAAGAATACGTCGACGTCGAATCACGCATCAAGAATAGCCAGCGATTGGAACAACGGATGGTCGATCTGTTGGAAGAACGATCGGGCAAATTGTCCGATGTCTTGGAGATCGAACGAGAACTGGCGCGGGTCCGTGAAGAGATCGAACGGATGCAAGGCCGGCTGCGTGTGCTGGCGGATCGCACGACCTTGGCCACCGTCACGATTCAGTGTCGCGAGGAACGCAAATACACGCCGCCCGCCGCGCCGACGTTCACCTCGCGGATCGGACAATCGTGGTCGCATTCACTGGCTTCATTGCGACTGACTGCGGAAAACGCGGTCGTGTTGGCGGTCGGTGCGGTGCCCTGGTTGGTCGTCGGCGGTTTTGTCTTGTTGCCGACCGTTTGGTGGTGGCGTCGACGGCGGCGACGTCGACGCCAAGGCTGA
- a CDS encoding peptide MFS transporter — MTGGTNDSASPGGNGTHPESNPLHLSDVELDKEPSNVPPPQELQTGQPAGLWVLFITEMWERFSYYGMRALLVLYLIASTAETESNPGFGWSEANAAILYAVYTWAVYLTPIFGGWLADRFLGTHRSMLIGGWIIAAGHIVLAMTEMFGITAGEAVTLQTGPGALCSFIAGLALIVIGTGFFKPCVSVMVGQLYGKDDPRRDSGFTIFYMGINLGAFLSPLIAGTLGQKVGWHWGFGSAAVGMILGLLCYQFLRPKYLSGIGLSPKEVAANGTASAVDQAELQRPLTKVDTQRIAVILILALVGNIFFWAAFEQAGSSLNVFADQNTDRTIMGYEFPSTWYQSVNALTIVICAPFFSMLWVWLAKRNANPSTPMKFAWGLWFLGLAFVAMVFGALQARDGLAGPHWLLITYVLCTWGELCLSPVGLSMVTKLAPLRLQSLMMGVWFLSFSAANLLGGLMAAFSTKFKPGADGSPAEISFVIDGLPGFFLLLVLLPTVAGVLLAIVSPVLKRMMHGIK, encoded by the coding sequence ATGACCGGTGGAACCAACGATTCGGCATCGCCAGGTGGCAACGGGACACACCCGGAATCCAACCCGTTGCATTTGTCCGATGTCGAACTGGACAAGGAACCGTCCAACGTCCCACCGCCCCAAGAATTGCAGACGGGGCAGCCCGCCGGCCTGTGGGTGCTGTTCATCACCGAAATGTGGGAACGGTTCAGCTATTACGGCATGCGAGCGCTGTTGGTCTTGTACCTGATCGCATCGACGGCGGAAACGGAATCCAACCCCGGATTCGGATGGTCCGAGGCCAACGCGGCGATTCTGTATGCCGTTTACACCTGGGCGGTCTACCTGACGCCGATTTTCGGTGGTTGGTTGGCCGACCGGTTCTTGGGGACGCACCGGTCGATGTTGATCGGAGGATGGATCATCGCTGCGGGGCACATCGTGTTGGCGATGACGGAGATGTTCGGCATCACTGCTGGGGAAGCGGTAACTCTGCAGACCGGCCCTGGGGCCCTGTGTTCCTTCATTGCGGGCTTGGCCCTGATCGTGATCGGGACGGGTTTTTTCAAGCCCTGTGTCAGCGTGATGGTCGGTCAGCTGTATGGCAAAGATGACCCCCGTCGTGATAGTGGATTCACGATTTTTTACATGGGGATCAATTTAGGCGCATTTTTATCGCCCCTGATTGCGGGAACTTTGGGCCAGAAGGTTGGCTGGCACTGGGGATTCGGATCCGCCGCGGTGGGAATGATTTTGGGATTGCTCTGTTATCAGTTTTTGCGTCCGAAGTATCTGTCGGGGATCGGATTGTCGCCCAAGGAGGTCGCCGCCAATGGTACCGCCAGCGCCGTCGATCAGGCGGAACTGCAGCGTCCATTGACCAAGGTCGACACCCAACGGATCGCCGTGATTTTGATTCTGGCCTTGGTCGGAAACATCTTCTTCTGGGCCGCCTTTGAACAGGCTGGCAGTTCGCTGAACGTGTTCGCCGACCAGAATACCGATCGCACGATCATGGGATACGAGTTTCCGTCGACCTGGTATCAATCGGTCAACGCGTTGACGATCGTCATTTGTGCCCCGTTCTTCTCCATGCTTTGGGTTTGGTTGGCCAAGCGGAATGCCAACCCGTCGACGCCGATGAAGTTTGCATGGGGGTTGTGGTTTTTGGGGCTGGCGTTCGTGGCCATGGTCTTTGGTGCCCTTCAAGCACGTGACGGTTTGGCCGGTCCCCATTGGTTGTTGATCACTTATGTGTTGTGTACGTGGGGTGAATTGTGTTTATCGCCGGTCGGTTTATCGATGGTGACCAAGTTGGCGCCCCTGCGTTTGCAGTCGTTGATGATGGGAGTTTGGTTCTTGTCGTTTTCCGCCGCCAATTTGTTGGGCGGACTGATGGCGGCGTTTTCGACGAAGTTTAAGCCCGGTGCGGACGGCAGCCCCGCCGAGATTTCGTTCGTGATCGATGGGCTGCCTGGGTTCTTCTTGTTGTTGGTCTTGTTGCCAACGGTTGCCGGAGTGCTGTTGGCAATCGTTTCACCGGTCTTGAAACGTATGATGCACGGGATCAAGTGA
- a CDS encoding polysaccharide biosynthesis/export family protein, translating into MTQHRAARPITAPIATLALAVAMLGGLMHGDCAWSQTLLPPNSSVSGQRSMPTMRLPAGNEFGKHAGPIGEVGLSHHRPAPYAVAAMPMVAPSTCASCAGVGCRVCVDRDGREGFDQFAHHQGICTDQCAQSQCWQCPYTSPFDLYRQGGYAGPSRTPHVYQYRLRPGDVIQLTYLLSDHQTATEYRLSVGDELLIESEADEALTRGTLENGIEIQPDGTITLRFIGTVHAAGQTIDQLRESLNDKYSKLYADPAIDVTPVSTATASKRIRDAISGTGGFTAQFVNQTVTPQGEIRLPGIGSVQAQGLTLEELKREINLRYASSVGGIEVEPALQQQAPHYIYVLGEAVTPGRFTIDQPTTVLGAIAMAGGHVPGANLRQIVIFRRGENWELISTMLDLRGAILGKSALPHDEIWVQDGDVIILPSMPIRLFDNFVRLVFTEGIYGIVPFQGFSIDLDDSN; encoded by the coding sequence ATGACCCAACACCGCGCTGCACGACCGATCACCGCCCCAATCGCGACTTTGGCTTTGGCCGTCGCCATGTTGGGTGGATTGATGCATGGCGATTGTGCTTGGTCGCAGACGTTGTTACCGCCCAATTCATCGGTCAGCGGTCAACGGTCCATGCCCACGATGCGTTTGCCTGCTGGGAATGAGTTCGGCAAACATGCCGGGCCGATCGGCGAAGTCGGGCTGTCACATCACCGACCGGCGCCGTATGCCGTCGCCGCGATGCCGATGGTCGCACCGTCCACATGCGCGTCATGTGCCGGGGTGGGATGCCGTGTTTGCGTCGACCGCGATGGTCGCGAAGGCTTTGATCAGTTCGCCCATCACCAGGGCATCTGCACGGATCAGTGTGCCCAAAGTCAGTGTTGGCAGTGTCCGTACACATCGCCGTTTGATCTGTATCGACAAGGCGGATACGCCGGTCCGTCCCGAACACCGCACGTCTATCAGTACCGCTTGCGCCCCGGTGACGTGATTCAGTTGACGTATTTGTTAAGCGACCACCAAACGGCCACTGAGTATCGATTGAGCGTTGGTGACGAACTGTTGATTGAATCGGAGGCCGATGAAGCGCTGACTCGGGGAACGCTGGAGAACGGAATCGAAATCCAGCCGGATGGTACGATCACGCTGCGGTTCATTGGAACCGTTCACGCTGCGGGGCAGACGATTGACCAACTGCGTGAATCACTGAATGACAAATATTCCAAACTGTATGCGGATCCAGCGATTGACGTGACGCCGGTTTCCACGGCGACTGCCTCCAAACGCATCCGAGATGCGATCAGCGGTACCGGTGGATTCACGGCGCAGTTCGTCAACCAAACCGTCACCCCCCAAGGCGAAATTCGCTTGCCCGGCATCGGCAGTGTTCAGGCACAAGGCCTGACCTTGGAAGAACTAAAACGCGAAATCAATCTGCGGTACGCTTCGTCAGTGGGTGGGATCGAAGTCGAACCGGCACTGCAGCAACAGGCGCCACACTACATCTATGTGCTGGGCGAAGCGGTCACGCCGGGACGATTCACCATCGACCAGCCGACCACGGTGTTGGGCGCGATCGCGATGGCCGGCGGTCACGTTCCCGGTGCCAACCTTCGTCAGATCGTCATTTTCCGACGCGGTGAAAACTGGGAACTGATATCGACCATGTTGGATTTGCGTGGGGCCATTCTGGGCAAATCTGCGCTGCCACACGATGAGATTTGGGTCCAAGACGGTGACGTGATCATCCTGCCCAGCATGCCGATCCGACTGTTCGATAACTTTGTGCGTCTGGTTTTCACCGAAGGCATCTACGGCATTGTCCCATTCCAAGGGTTTTCCATCGACCTGGATGACAGCAATTAA